A window from Danio aesculapii chromosome 6, fDanAes4.1, whole genome shotgun sequence encodes these proteins:
- the ddit3 gene encoding DNA damage-inducible transcript 3 protein: MTAEWLYPPGVGPLCGAELEAWYEDLQDILGSDTGGAKLTRAPPSSEKEPEFLDVLESCSLTWLTEGQVWGDGVQRVTEDPPVHQSPPRQEERTAENTSSGDLLPPEFFELLSEGGVGDTMVNGGAGYHLHAPPSPAASEEEELPTVPDTSSCSSASRSPSLNCSPPASPPVSSSRKRKRGGALCSASPGKKSRREREQENERKVQELTDQNERLKAEIERLGEEVQRTRRALIERLVNTRR, encoded by the exons ATGACTGCGGAGTGGCTGTACCCCCCTGGCGTGGGGCCGCTGTGTGGTGCAGAGTTGGAGGCGTGGTATGAGGACCTACAGGATATACTGGGCTCCGACACGGGCGGGGCCAAACTTACAAGAGCCCCGCCTTCTTCAGAG AAGGAGCCCGAGTTTTTGGATGTTTTGGAGAGCTGTTCGCTCACCTGGTTGACTGAAGGGCAGGTATGGGGCGATGGGGTGCAACGGGTCACCGAAGATCCGCCCGTTCACCAATCGCCGCCAAGGCAAGAAGAACGAACCGCGGAGAACACCTCATCCGGAGATCTCCTCCCGCCGGAGTTTTTCGAACTCCTCAGCGAAGGTGGTGTTGGTGACACCATGGTAAACGGAGGCGCTGGGTATCACCTGCATGCACCTCCATCTCCAGCCGCCAGCGAAGAGGAGGAGCTCCCGACGGTTCCCGACACATCATCCTGTTCCTCAGCGTCCCGTTCGCCTTCTCTAAACTGCTCCCCACCGGCGTCTCCACCCGTCTCCTCCTCACGCAAAAGAAAACGCGGCGGCGCACTTTGCTCTGCGTCCCCTGGGAAAAAGAGCCGCAGAGAGCGCGAACAGGAGAATGAAAGGAAAGTGCAGGAGCTGACGGATCAAAACGAGCGGCTGAAAGCCGAGATCGAGCGACTGGGTGAGGAGGTGCAGAGGACGCGGCGGGCGCTCATCGAAAGACTGGTCAACACCCGCAGGTGA